A window of the Lactuca sativa cultivar Salinas chromosome 5, Lsat_Salinas_v11, whole genome shotgun sequence genome harbors these coding sequences:
- the LOC128126010 gene encoding uncharacterized protein LOC128126010, translating into MYDDEDVYPQLPNIFNEKLHWKEQEPVLGMSRLLLAKCYDVKCTFMVWGSWMSDDKSFQFKYLISDHKCSTNLIFGSIVTYRWIGTHFTQQFFNNQKMSVRLLREDVKTTFGIVVSMSQRRRAKKYALSLAEGTVAENYARIWSYGKEIKRSNLGSTVKIYVDTMPDGKNYFNKIYICFVAVKESWRGGVANNGIFSIAWAVVYVENKENWKWLIENLAEDLQCWNEGSGLVLVSNQHKGLVEAVKEVFPAAEHRQCDRHIHANFRKKFSGAKFENLFWRASKEKTEAHFNTVMIDIEKLNPKSVKHLMDRDPKTWSLAFFRVHNSSCESVENGFSESFNSVILDARKKPIISMLS; encoded by the exons ATGTATGACGATGAAGATGTTTATCCTCAGTTGCCAAATATTTTCAATGAAAAGTTGCACTGGAAGGAGCAAGAACCTGTGTTAGGTATGAG TAGACTATTGCTAGCCAAATGTTATGATGTAAAATGTACATTTATGGTTTGGGGTTCATGGATGAGTGATGATAAGTCTTTCCAATTCAAGTATCTTATTAGTGACCATAAATGTTCAACGAATTTGATATTCGGATCAATTGTTACATATAGATGGATAGGTACCCACTTTACCCAACAATTTTTCAACAATCAGAAGATGAGTGTGAGATTACTTAGAGAGGATGTGAAAACTACTTTTGGCATTGTTGTAAGTATGAGTCAGCGTAGGAGAGCCAAGAAATATGCATTGAGTCTAGCTGAAGGCACGGTTGCAGAAAATTATGCTAGAATATGGTCTTACGGTAAGGAGATTAAAAGATCAAATCTTGGATCCACTGTTAAAATTTATGTGGATACAATGCCTGATGGTAAGAATTACTTCAACAAGATTTACATATGCTTTGTTGCAGTCAAAGAGAGTTGGCGTGGAGG GGTTGCTAACAATGGAATATTCTCAATTGCTTGGGCAGTTGTATATGTGGAAAACAAGGAGAATTGGAAATGGCTCATTGAAAATCTTGCAGAAGATTTGCAATGTTGGAATGAAGGAAGTGGTTTGGTTTTAGTTTCTAATCAACACAAG GGTTTGGTTGAGGCAGTCAAAGAAGTATTCCCAGCAGCAGAACATAGGCAGTGTGATAGGCATATACATGCTAATTTTAGAAAGAAGTTTAGTGGAGCCaagtttgaaaatttgttttggagAGCAAGCAAGGAAAAAACTGAAGCACATTTTAACACAGTCATGATAGATATTGAAAAGTTGAATCCTAAATCCGTTAAACATCTTATGGATAGAGATCCAAAGACTTGGTCTCTAGCTTTTTTTAGAGTTCACAATTCATCATGTGAATCTGTGGAGAATGGCTTTTCAGAGAGCTTTAATAGTGTAATTTTGGATGCTAGGAAGAAACCTATTATCAGCATGTTATCGTAG
- the LOC111877593 gene encoding caffeoyl-CoA O-methyltransferase 5, with product MALDGETKTESGNEKQVSKHQEVGHKSLLQSDALYQYILETSVYPREPEPLKELREVTAKHPWNLMTTSADEGQFINMLLKLVNAKNTMEIGVFTGYSLLATALALPDDGKILAMDINRDNYELGRPIIEKAGVAHKIDFREGPALPVLDEMIADGKYHGTFDFVFVDADKDNYINYHKRLIDLVKVGGLIGYDNTLWNGSVVAPPDAPMRKYVRYYRDFVLELNKALAVDPRIEICMLPVGDGITLCRRIN from the exons ATGGCACTAGATGGAGAGACTAAAACTGAGTCAGGTAACGAAAAGCAAGTGAGCAAGCACCAAGAGGTTGGCCACAAGAGTCTTTTGCAGAGCGATGCTCTTTATCAG tatattcttgaaacgagtGTGTATCCACGCGAACCGGAACCCTTGAAGGAGCTTAGAGAGGTCACGGCAAAACATCCATG GAATCTGATGACAACATCAGCAGATGAAGGACAGTTTATAAACATGCTATTGAAACTAGTGAATGCTAAGAACACCATGGAGATTGGTGTCTTCACCGGTTACTCCCTTCTTGCTACGGCCCTTGCTCTTCCTGATGATGGCAAG ATTTTAGCAATGGATATAAACAGAGATAACTATGAGTTGGGACGCCCTATCATAGAGAAGGCTGGAGTCGCCCACAAAATCGACTTTAGAGAAGGCCCTGCCTTACCGGTCCTCGATGAAATGATTGCAGAT GGAAAATATCATGGGACATTTGACTTCGTATTTGTTGATGCTGACAAAGACAACTACATCAACTACCATAAAAGGCTGATTGATTTAGTAAAAGTCGGTGGTTTGATTGGTTACGATAACACCCTATGGAATGGCTCAGTTGTTGCCCCACCAGATGCACCAATGAGAAAGTACGTAAGGTATTACAGAGATTTTGTGTTGGAACTCAACAAAGCCTTAGCTGTTGATCCAAGGATTGAGATATGCATGCTTCCTGTTGGTGATGGGATTACCTTATGTCGTCGGATCAATTAA